Genomic DNA from Callospermophilus lateralis isolate mCalLat2 chromosome 11, mCalLat2.hap1, whole genome shotgun sequence:
GATGGCTGGAGAGGTCTCCCCTGGCGAGAGTGTTAGAACTGGCAGGTTATTGGAGGCAGTTGGAGCTGGACCTAGGTCACTGGCGCTAGCTATTCTAGCCTGGGGCGTGGCCGAACATTCAGCTTCTTCCAGATTCCAGCCTGAACTGTCTACCCCGGACCTGCGGCGATTTATTGATGGTCGAAACCGGGCTGTGGGCCTTCCTCCCGAGTTACGGGAGGTGGTTTCCTCGATCAGCTACATCGCTCGACAGCTGCAGGAACAGGAGGACGACGATGCAGTTAAGTCCAATAAGGGAGGAGCAGAGCAAGAGCAGATCCTATGTGACCTTGGCTCCGCCCTCAAGTGCAGGTCCCGCCCCTAGCACTGGCTTCCACTTATGATTGGAAGTTTACCTCACTTGGTCCCGCCCTCTACTTTCCAAGTGGTTCTTTAACTCGCGGTCTCTATCGCTTGTTGCAGTGCCGCGTCTTTTCTCAGACCCCAAGTGGGAAGTCCCGGGCGGGGTCCGAGCTGTGGGGGCCAGGCTTCCCTGGGGATCGGGGCCTAGAACTCAGGTTTCCTCTGCCTACCCCTAGCTGAAGGAGGACTGGCAGTTTGTGGCTATGGTAGTGGATCGCCTCTTCCTGTGGACCTTCATCATCTTCACGAGCGTCGGGACCCTGGTCATTTTCCTAGATGCTACGTACCACTTACCCCCTGCCGACCCCTTTCCTTGAGGACTGGAAGGCCGAGCCTCAGGTTCCCGGCTAGTTGGAATGAAAGTATTTTCAAGCCTTATAACCCCCTCTGCTTAAACCCTTTCTCTAGGAATCCAGTACTTTTATTTCGCTTCTGAGGAGAGCGCTTAAGTGGAACTGAGGGCTAGTCAGGGTGTCTTAGACCCACCTGAAATGCATATCAGTTTATTTGCTCTTTGGATACTTGAGGCGGCTCCCTTGAATATCAATGCCCAGGTCCCCAATGAAGTAGAACAACGAGCACAAATTAATGTAAGCCTTAGGATGGCAGGAAATGTCTTGGTCACTGTAATATTTCCAGCACCTGACGCTGACCTAAAGGttcaatgtttgttgaatgaagagGGAGGATTTTCTGGAAAGAAATAACACCAATTAATAGTTCCTACATTTGCATGTTTggactaattttttttctgtttttaccttaatgtaattaaaaaaaaaaaaaaaaagaaaggttctAAAGGCTAAAAAAGTGTTTTGAAGAAAcaacacttttaaaaaaataaactaaaaaaaaagtgttttaaagACTTCTATTCAACTTCTGGCTTTAATGCTCAAATGACTGACTGCCCTGTATCATAGTTTCCACATTTGTAAAACAAAGCTAATAATAGTATATGCCCCATAGTATATGTCAACAATATCTGAGTTTGAAACTGGAGTGTTTTTATTGGTTCATGTTGGCATGTGCAGTTTCAAATTTAATTAGCTCACTACTTTTAAAACAGAGACATGTGGatttctgtcttttcttttttctttgtgtgtggatATTTAACCCAGGGCaatttatcattgagctacatccccagccctttttattttttattttgaaacagggtctcactagttgcttaggacctaagttgctgaggctggcctcaaacttgtaatcctcacaTCTTGtcctcctgagcctctgagattataggcatttgccacCAGGTCTGGGAATTTCTGGcttttctttggaaaaaaaaaatttaagtatggTAATGCCTGACCAtattttcttgttgatggaaactTGCTATAGCTAATCAGTGGCTGCTCACTCTAGTCAAGGTATTGGTGCCAGAATTCCTTAAAGCCCCTGTCCACCTAACCACCTTCACTCATTTTACCAGCCCATCCCTCCATATCAGTGGAAAAGATAGGAGAGAGGAGGACAGGCAAGGAGTTGAAGCCAATGGAGAGGCTAAGAATGGAATGAGGTCATATCTTTTATGGTCATCACATATTTTTTGCCTCAGTTTACTTTCAGACTGGAAAAAGGGTTGAATCTGGTTTGAAGCAAGGCCATTCAAGGATACAGAGATCTTCCATCCAGCAGTTATGCACAGAAGGCTGTATGAAATGGATTGAGTTAATGTTTCTGCTTGGAGGTCAGACCAAAGTCAGCTGGATCCTAGTGGCTACAGCAATTACAAAGAAGCACCTAGAGTCAACAACCCTCACACTTACCTACTCAATTGCTGAAAGCTGTTGTTGTAAGAGAGAGAATAGGGCTACAACTTCTAATGTAAGGATCCCTGTGGGACAAGGAAAATATGTCCCTTTCCCCCAAACCCACCAGCCACACAAATAACTGCACCTGGCATCCCACTGTGGAGCACAGTTCATTTGTCTTGTTGGTTTATTGGCCTAGAGAGttggacacacacacaaatgcggaGATAAATATTGGTCAGTTTCTCTAATTCTGGGTCCTCACTACATATAGAGCTAGAGTCTGTAGAATTCTAAATCTTGCGTGCTGTGGCACAGAACCGGTGGCCTTCCCATTCTATCATCACCTTTTTCTTAGGGAACATGGGGAAAGAGGGCAAAAACTGACAAAACTCGATCATTTTCAAATAACAAAATTGCAAAATCCCTAATTTCCAACATCTGAAACTCAATATTCAAATTCTCCCActcaaatacatatattttaatctCCACTTTGCCACAATCTCATTCATTGCCCAGAACCACCAAATTCTGTAAGCTATTTTCCTTACacatttcaaaaaaagaaaaaaacgttTACAATCTCAATTCTTCCAATATCCATGGATTTTGGAATTTTGACCTATTCTGAAATTCAAATTCCCCGGTCCATCCTCAACCCCTTCCATTCTCCTGTGCCTGTTTGCCTCAGAGGAGTGTGGGTGAAGGGTACAGGGGGACTGTCATCACATCTGTCCCCTGCCTCCAGGCCTTCCTCAGTCTCTCTTGTGGTTccgctgtatatatatatatatataatttgtgtgtagatatatatatgtattctttATTATGTATTTTTTGCAGTTTTTTCTAAAGTGCCAGAAACGATTTGTGGGAatttttagtgatttttttttttttttttgcatttttccctGTTTCAAATGTTTTCCCCATTAAAAATTGGAACTTGGTACATTCAGTAGGAAATTCTTCACTCAGACTGTGGCCAAGACCAAGAAAAGTGCAAAGAGacagaggaggaaagaaggagTGACTCCTCCCTGGTTAACATTCAGGGAGCCTGTCCAACACCTCCCCCTTCCTATAGGCTGGGAGGGAAAGGGGGCAGGAGGATGATCCTGGCGCTCTCCAGATTCACCTCCCTCTAAAAGCCATGATCTTGCCCTCTAGGCAGTTGCTGAGAGGGCAGCCATCTTGGCCCCAAAAAACAGTAGCTGAGAGAAAAGCTGCTTTCTTGATAGCAACTTTTCCCCATTTTTAAACTACACTCCTCTAATTCCCATTTTTTAATCTGCTTCCCCATACTGGTTCTCCCCTTGTGAGCTGTTTTTTTCTGGGGGAGGGGGaaggtggggagagagagaaatgttCTTCCAATCGCAGAGCAGGGAGGCCCTGTTTTCAAAGAACTTTAGAAACAAACATTTCAGTCTTCTCCCCCACTGGAAGGAAATATAGTGACCCCTGACCAGGGTTAACTAGTGCAAATTAGGGATTAGGGACTATTTAAGGTCCCTGTACCCCATCCCTAGGCTGGGATCTTTGGGTGTGGGGAACTGAGTCAAAGATGGGGTGTAAGGTGCTCTTTTGTAGGGAAAGTTGGTGGGGATACCCCAAAGCCCACCAGGAAAGTAGGATGGTTCCCCCAAAACCATCTGGAGTGATTGGTGAGAGCAACACTAGGGAAGATGGGGGAAAAGGTAAGGATGGAAGGTCATGTGCAAATCTTGGGCTTACCCACCCATCCAACCCCCATCGTTTTTTCTGGCTATTTGGTCTAGTTTGGGAGAAACCATCAGGAAAGGGGGAAAACTGGGAGAAAGTAGATTCCTTTCTCCATTCCATATGGAGCTCTCTCCTCCTGACCCCCAAATCTGATTTAGTCCAGAAGAGGCCATGTGTAAAGACATGAAGAGGTGTAATTGATTCACCTCTTTTGCCTTGGAAGAATCTGAAGCTCACTGGATTTGAGGGTCAAGGTAGGGCCAAGATTTCCCTGGCCTGGGTTGGAAGAGTACTCAGCCATGGAACAGAGGGTTAAGCTGTCCTGTCACTACCTCCTTGACCTGGATTGGGCGAGGCCACCTCCAAAGCCTAGGAGTATGGGAAAGGAGCATGGAAGATCCAAAGGCATGGAAGCCAAGGAAGGCATGGCATCTCAATGTGAAGGAAATAGGGATAGAGAGACCCACCCTTGGGAAGAACGGAATCCAAAGTCATGCTCCCAGGAAGGTGAGTCAGGTATCACAATGGTCTGGTCCAGGCCCTGGGCCACAAAGAATGGAATGTTCTAGGAAGCATCTGGGGAAGGACTTAGAGAAAGCTTCAGAACGAGGTGGGGATCATTAAGTGAGAGAGATGGTTTCCCCCTAGGTTTACAAATTAGGGGAGCAGGTTAGACATTCAGAGCTGGTGGGGGCCATGAGTAGAAATTCAAATAAGTATATTGCTCAGTTGCCCCAAGGGCTGGAGAAGGGATGGGAGCTGGCCCTGCCCCTCATGGGGCCATTCCCTGGAGGAAGATTGAGAGGGGAACCACCAAAGATCCCTTCCCAGGAGATGGGAAAACTACAATCTCACACAAAGCAGCCTGACTCCTGAGCTCCAGGGGCCCCCAAGTCCCTGCACAAGAGTGTGGCAGGACCCCTAGGGCAAGGAAGCCAGGGAGCTGGTAGTGGTAGGGGGTTCAGGGAGGGTGGCATCTAGTGAAAGGGGGGTCTGGCCCTAGAGCTCACCCCACATCTCCCTTCTGGTTTCTCTCAACCCCTGCCCTTTCCCCTTCTCCCTTAGGGGGAACTGATGGAGGAAGAGTTGGGGGAGGTGGAGTTGGGGGAGTAGGGGGTGCTGCTTGAGGATTCACTGCGTAGCCAAAGACCCCTGGTAGGAAAGGAAGGGCTCCCCCACCCTTTTCATCAGGTAGGACCATGTTGAGAGCAACTGGGAGAGCAGCCAAGTTGCTGAAGTTGTAAGGGTAGGCAGCAAGGAGCTGGGGGCCATAGACAAGTGGATAGGGCTCAGGGTAGAAGGTGACTTTGGCAGCCCCCATCCCCTCTATCCGGTCCCCTTCCGAAACACCCACTAGCCCCTCACTCCCAGGTTTTCCTCTGCCTCCACTTGGTTCCCGGCCACTCCCTATCAGAGCCAGTGGAAATTCCTGCACAGGGGGATATGCATAGCTGCCCCCTCCTGCTACCGGGGGCTCCTCACCCCCTGAGATGACAGGGTCCTGGAGTGAGGCCATCTCAGAAGCTTCCTCAGCAGCAGCATTCCCACCACCTGCCTCCCCACTTGATGAGGACACTTGCATCTCCTGTGGGGCCTCTTCCTTGACATCCCCAGGCCTGGTGCCAGTGCTGCCCTTAGAATAGGCAATGACAGGTGTGGGGGTGCCTCCGGGCCGCTCAGCAGCATGCCTCTGTCCATGGCGGCTCAGGGCAGCTGCTGTTTTGCACACCTTTGAGCAGTGGGGACAGGTGAAGCGGGTGGAAGGCCTCCGTCCAGCCCGAGAGCTGTGGGAGCCCCCACTGTGGGCCTCCTGGTGCTTTCGCAGCTTCCTCAGGGTGGCAAAGGTCTGGGCACAGTCCCCACAGCGGTGCCTCCGCTCACCACGGACACGCCCTACTGGGCTTTCCACTGTGGGGCTCTCCTCCCAGCCCCTCCGTTCTAGCTTTTGCCTCCAGCGTGGTGGCCGTCGTCCTCTGGTTATCCCACTACCTCCACCACCGCCACCATTGGCAGCTCCAGCCTTGCGCTTAGGCTTGTATGAATAGTAGGGCCTCCAGAGCTGGTCCTCCCCACCAGCCTTTGATTCCTCATCATCCTCCTCGTCCTCGTCCTCCTCGTcctcttcatcctcctcctcGCTCTCCTCCATTTCCTCTCCACTCAGCTCTCCAGGACGAAGGTCAGTTTCTGAGATGCGGCGCTTGACAATGGCCTCTTCCCCAATTCGCACAGTGATCTGACACAGTGGAGGTGGAGCCTGTAGCTGAGAGGGGCCCCGGCCAGGCCCTGTGGggggacccccacccccaccaaccCCACCCACTGGCTTGGCTGTATAAGTCAGAGTCCTCCCAGCCCGTGGATTCCGGCTCTTGGCCTCCTCTGCAGCTGTAGCTGGCCCTGCAGCTGTGGCTGGGCTGACCAAGGTGGTGGCCGGGCTGGTGGGTGTTACTGCGGGCTCAGGGGGAGGAGGTGGGTACTCTCGTTTCTTAGGGGGCCTTGGGGGAGCAGTGTAAGTGATTACTGAGGCAGCCTGGGACCCTCCTGTGGTGGCTGATCCACTCCCTGTACCACCACTGCTGCTGCTCCCATGGACAATGACAGAAGGAGCTGGGTGAGCAAAGGTGATGACAGAGGGTGGTGGGCCAGGCTCTGGGGCAGGTGGGGGTCCGGGTGGGGGGCTAGCTGGCATTGCCACAGGGGCCGGTGGGTGGAGGCTTGGAGAAAGGGGGCCCTCAGGGGCTCCCTGGCTGTAGGTCTTGTAGGGCCGCTTGGCTGCCCGCATGGGGAGCAGGCGGTACAGCTTCAGGGTATTGAGCTTGGGCTTGTAGCCTCCATTGGGTGTCTTCTCACTGGCTAGGAGGCCCGGGCTAATGCCATGGAAGGCTCGCTGGTGGGTCTTCAGGTTATAATAGGTGACAAAGGTCTCCCAGCAGAAGATGCACTGGTACCTGGGCCAGGACAGTAGGGAACAGGGCAGGAACAGAGCCACTTGAGTCAGGGGCCCTGAAGCCAGGGTCTCAGTTTCCATGTCCTCTGCAGCCCTCAAACCTATAACTCCCCCAGCCATATTTTCACCCTCCCTTGATGCTGCTTTGCTTCATCCTGCCAGTCTCCTGAGGGGCACCACTCCTAGCCTCAACTGTTCAATCTGTGAACTGGGAATAATCACACATCCTAACTCACAAAGCCTTCTGAAGCACAAATAACAGAATTAGGAAATGACTTAAGAACAAGGACATGCTATGGAACTACCTGGCATTGTTCTGAGTATTATAAGTACTGGTGAACACgcctttgtgtgtcccctctgTAAGGGCAGTTCATTCTTTACTTCCTGGCCTTCCCCACAGTGCCAACCCAGGACACAGGCAGGCAAGATGCTGTTAAGGAAGAGGCTGGGGGTGGATGTGGGCAGTGAGTGAGTGCCAGTGAACAGAGGCCAGGGCATAAGTAGACCAGATTCAGGATGACTTTCTAGACCCCACCGTCTATACCTTCCCTCCTTTGTCCAAGGCCTCTGAGTGCTGACCCTGGGCCCTCCTTCCCAACCCTCCACTCCTGGACCCAGACCACTCACCTGCGCTCCCCAGTATGCCACACCTCGTGTTTGGTGCGGTACTCAGCCAGGGCAAACACCTTCTCACAGTAGCGGCAGGGGTACTTCCTCCGCCACGAATGCACATTGCTGTGCCGCTTCAGGCTGGACAGGGTCACGTAGGAACGCTCGCAGGCTGCGCACACGTACAGCACATGGCCACCCACCACCTTCACCACGTGCTCAGGGCCACCTCGAAAGCCCACTGGTGGGGGTAGGGCTGAGGCATCCACTCCTGCAGGACCACCAGGGCCAGAGCCCCCAGCTCCCAGCCCTGCAGACCCTCGAGTGCTGGCCCCCCGTCGACACTGGGCCTCATGGGTCTGTAGCCGCTTGGGATGGATGAAGCTTTTCCCACATCGTGGGCAAGGGAGGGGCCGACGTGGCAGCGGGGGCTGTGAGTCAGGGGCCTGGGCATCAGCCCTGTCACCCTCCCATTCTCCATCTGGCCTAGGCCCAGACCCGAAACTGTCCTCTTCAGGCTGTGAGGTGGCCAtgggggctggggtgggaggTACCCATGCATCGTCTCCCTCCCCAAGGCCCTGCAGGCGGGAGATGCCCAGACGCCGCCCCAGAGCTCCAATCTCTGCCACAGCTGCCCCGTCCCCTCCACCACCAGGGAGTGCAAGCCGGGCACTATAGATGAAGTTGAGGACATCAGAGAAGGCAGCTGCTGGGACCCCTGGAAGCTCAAGGACCCGGGGTGGGGATAAAGCAGAGGGAGAGGCTGGAGGGGGAGAAGagggggaagaggaagaagaagaagaggaggaagaggaggaagaggaggaagaggaagaagaggaggaggaagaggaagaagaggcagCTGTGGTGGTTGCAGGATTGGGAGCTGAGCCCCCAGTAACTGGTGGGAGGGGCAGTGGGGCTGAAGCTAGCAGGGCCTCTCTGAAGAAGGGACTAGAGGCAGCCAGGACGCTGCGGTGAGCGGGGAACTTGGTGTCTCCAGCTATGAGGGTGACGTCACAGAAGAGGCCACGGAGCCGCTGCTCATTGAGCTGGCGCAAGACGGCGGGGGCATGGGATGGGTCCGTCACCTCTGCAGGTGGGGGCATGGCGCCAGCCTAGACATGGGGAAAAGAGGCCAGGGAGAGTCTCAGAGGTTGTGCAGAGGGCAGAGGCCTCTAAGACCAGGGAAGTGAACTGAGAAGGGGTCAGGCTGGTCAAAAATTAGTAGAAGATTGAGTAACTTCAGGTCACAGAAGTTAACACTCAGCCACCCAAGTCTAACCAATGTTCAAGACCAGTATTTCTAATATCTAGGGCTAAAAGAGAGGCCAGAGATACCATAGGTCATCCTAAAGGTCAAGAAGTCTATGACTTCCAGTCACAGACTAGCAGGTAAGCAATGGAAACCTCTCTCATTGGAAGGATAAGGAAGCTCCCACAACTACTGCCAATCATTTCCCAGAACTCTCCAGCCTGGACAAAATGGGTGCCCTTGCAGGCATGCTACCCTAAGTTTAATTTTTCCTAGATATAGTCCTCTTGGTACCCTCTCACCTGAGAGCACAGCCAGCATGGAGCGGACTGGGGGGTGGCTCAGTGAGTCCCTTCTGCCCAGCCTCTTCCTTCTGTGGAGAAACAGAAACCATGTCAGGAGAACTGAGAGGAGGAGGCAGGAAAGGGTCCTTAGGACAAGAACTGGAATGAAGGACTGTAGGGAGTGGGCATTGGTACAGTGGTCAGGGTCAGAGAGGATATCTGCACTGCTCTGCAGACCCTGATTCCTCCCGGGAACCTCTGTCAGGTTATTTGTTTTGCCTCATCCAGTCAGACCTACAAGGTCACAAAGATTATCGGAGAGGCTTTTTCTGCTGGGCCCATAGAAGTACAGAAACAAGATAATTCACATATTCCCAGTTCACCTCTGTACAATACAGCAGCACAGTCCAACCCCATAGGTTCAGGAAAGCCTGTCAGATCACTTTCAAGTCCCTTTGGTCCAACCTTGGGGCTCAAAGGAAATCAAAGATTTGGATGTTGTCTTTTATCACAATTGGTACatttacatattaaaatatatttgtgtaatttctgggggggagggtaccagggatttaagcAGGGGTAatttaaaccactgagccacatttccagcccattttatatattattttgagacagaatcttactaagttgctgaggctggctttaaactcatgatcctcctgtctcagcctcctgatctactaggattacaggtgtgtgccaccacacccagctctgagactggtcttgagcctgtgttcctcctgcctcagtcttccgagttgctgggattacaggtttgcaccacACCACCAGGCCTAGTCTATGTAAGCTTTCTTATTAGACCAAGCTACTAGGTATTCAGATTAGGAGATGGCCTCCTCACATGCTTCCAGCCCTATAAATCTTAGGGTACCAGGTGACCTCTAAAGACCACTGACAAGTGCCTGCTTGTTCCAGTCTCTAAAGGGCACTGGAAAGGCCACCAGACCAAGGGTGGGGAGCCTTGGGTCCCACTTCTTATGAGACCTGGTGGCCTAGGGATTTGGGCTTAAAAAGCAGGGGAAATAAGACCCCTCTACCTCATCTCTTGCCAGAAGCCTCCACCAAAAGGAATAGCAGGAACCCAAAAGCAAGTTTGGTAGTTGCTAGCTCAGATAGCAACTCAGCTGCTTCCCCACCCCCGTGAGTAGTTTAGGGCCTTGAGTTCCCATCTTTTACTTGAAATATCTGAGTTTCAGTGCCTTATCCAAAGTCATACAGAGCTGGGAATAACAAGTGGGACCTGTTCATAGATTTAGACCTGTTGACCTGAAAGGTCTCTCTTATCTGCCCTCCAGGCAGCCTGGGAACTCTGGCCTCTTGGATGGTGGGGTAGGGTGGCATCCTTCTGAGTGCCCTGTCCACATCACACATatactcatgtgtggcctgcatcAGGAGTTCCTCATGCAATCCCCAACCCCCACAAAATGTTCTTTTCCCATTTACTACCCATGCCATCTGGACTTAAAGGCCTTCTCCCCacagtattttaaattttcctgcaAAAGCCAACTCTGATTCCTCTCTTGAACAAGAAGGAAGGTGGGTAAACAGAGGTGATATTCAAAAGttgggtttttttatttttaacctttatttttatgcagtgcattTGGGTTGCCTGCTATTCCTTTTGGaatagcctcacacatgctaggcagcgctctaccactgagttataacccTAGCCCCTATTCAAAAATTTTGACAACCCTGACTGTCAGGCACAGACCAGGAATTCTGTTCATGCTGTGAATAGGTTGGGAATCCTAGGAAAGCCATGGGCTGTGATTAGACTTCCAACTTCCATGATAGCCCCCAGCTCACTGGGACCCCAAGAGTCAGCACTTTATTGCATTATTTCATTTGCTTCTCATTGCTACCCAGAAAGGTGGCAGACAGTTTATTCATTTTAAGGTGACAGAGGCTCAGATGTACTGTGTAATTTGCCCAAGTAGATATATGACCAGTAGTTGGGCTGGGAACTGATCCCAGGAAACTTGGCTTCAAAGTCAGTGTTCCTGATGACTTCTCTACACCATGATGAAGGACATGTTTACAGCTCCTACTGGGATGCCACTAGTCCACTGGAGCGTTTGTGTCCTCTTCTTCCAAGTAAGCAGAAGTCAGAGTTTAATTCCAGTCCCCATTCACCCATGGCCAGCCCTGCTCACCTGCACAACCATCCATGGGAGGCTTGGTGCCTGCAGACAAGCAGCTGTATGCTGACTGCCTTGACACTTGGACAAGGCCTGTTAGGGCTTCTTAAAACCACAGAGACTCAAAGCTGGACTGGCCCTTAGAGATCATCTAGAATTGCAGTCATTATGGTCTTTTAGCTGCCATTTATAAATACTTATGTGCAAAATATAGTGCCAAAGATTTTATCTGCATCATATCAATATCCAAAATGACCACAGTGTAGAGAATTTCAACACTCTAAACTCACTTCAGGTCCAGAAAATATAGTGATGCAGTGATTTGCCCCTGGTTTttggcagtgctagggattgaaccagggccttgtgcatgctaagaatATTTTCTAGCCTCAGCCCCCCTGCTCCTGGTCTTGTTGCTAACAAGTTAACTCAGGAAAGCTGAATCCAAGCTGGGGTTTGGATTCAGCTTTCCTGAGTTCAACTGCCTCACTGCTGGCCACTGTCCTGCAAGGGTTTATCGGTCGGGGACGGGGGGTGGAGAAGACACTAGCTATGTGATCCTGCATAAGTCATTCACCTCTCTGTTTCTAAGTTTCCTTAACTATAAGGCAAAGATGATTAATATCTCCCACTTGTGGGGTTGTTGAAAAGATTAAATGAATTAGTAAGAGGCAGATTCAACCAACAGAGgattgaaaatattcagaaaaaaaaaaactatgtgtgtacagactttatttttcttatcattGTTCCCTAAGTACAGTATAGTGACtacttacatagcatttacatggtGTTATATACTATATGTagagataatttaaaatatacataggTTAGATACAAATATTATGCCATTTTatgaagggacttgagcatccaaggATGTCATATCTGTGATGAGCCCTGGAATCAATTTCCTGTGGATACCAAAGTAGTTTGTGCCTTGTCTTGAAACTCAGCCCTGGAAGATGGTGGGGGgaaatggtgaaaaaaaaaaaaaaaaaaaaaagaggcagaaaTTGGGCTTCAAGGTAAGATGGTGACTCTTGGGTTTTAAGTTTCTTATTCTTACCATTTCTCTACTCTTGACTGCTTGTGTGACcctggaggtgccattgtgacagGGATATGCTCCACCTCTTGTTCCCTCTGCATGGAATGTT
This window encodes:
- the Zbtb4 gene encoding zinc finger and BTB domain-containing protein 4, whose product is MPPPAEVTDPSHAPAVLRQLNEQRLRGLFCDVTLIAGDTKFPAHRSVLAASSPFFREALLASAPLPLPPVTGGSAPNPATTTAASSSSSSSSSSSSSSSSSSSSSSSSSSPSSPPPASPSALSPPRVLELPGVPAAAFSDVLNFIYSARLALPGGGGDGAAVAEIGALGRRLGISRLQGLGEGDDAWVPPTPAPMATSQPEEDSFGSGPRPDGEWEGDRADAQAPDSQPPLPRRPLPCPRCGKSFIHPKRLQTHEAQCRRGASTRGSAGLGAGGSGPGGPAGVDASALPPPVGFRGGPEHVVKVVGGHVLYVCAACERSYVTLSSLKRHSNVHSWRRKYPCRYCEKVFALAEYRTKHEVWHTGERRYQCIFCWETFVTYYNLKTHQRAFHGISPGLLASEKTPNGGYKPKLNTLKLYRLLPMRAAKRPYKTYSQGAPEGPLSPSLHPPAPVAMPASPPPGPPPAPEPGPPPSVITFAHPAPSVIVHGSSSSGGTGSGSATTGGSQAASVITYTAPPRPPKKREYPPPPPEPAVTPTSPATTLVSPATAAGPATAAEEAKSRNPRAGRTLTYTAKPVGGVGGGGGPPTGPGRGPSQLQAPPPLCQITVRIGEEAIVKRRISETDLRPGELSGEEMEESEEEDEEDEEDEDEEDDEESKAGGEDQLWRPYYSYKPKRKAGAANGGGGGGSGITRGRRPPRWRQKLERRGWEESPTVESPVGRVRGERRHRCGDCAQTFATLRKLRKHQEAHSGGSHSSRAGRRPSTRFTCPHCSKVCKTAAALSRHGQRHAAERPGGTPTPVIAYSKGSTGTRPGDVKEEAPQEMQVSSSSGEAGGGNAAAEEASEMASLQDPVISGGEEPPVAGGGSYAYPPVQEFPLALIGSGREPSGGRGKPGSEGLVGVSEGDRIEGMGAAKVTFYPEPYPLVYGPQLLAAYPYNFSNLAALPVALNMVLPDEKGGGALPFLPGVFGYAVNPQAAPPTPPTPPPPTLPPSVPPKGEGERAGVERNQKGDVG